The segment CAAATAAGTTTACCCAGCTGCCACAAGCTCCTTGACGAATATCTGGTGCGCCCCAAACAAGCCTCTTGACTCTTGATAGTAGAAGGGCTCCTGCGCACATGCTGCAAGGCTCAAGAGTGCAATAGAGGGTTGTATTTAAAAGGCGCCAGTTTTCTAAAAAGGAGGCTCCTGCTGTAATGCAAACCATTTCTGCGTGGGCTGTTGCATCTTTGAGAAGTTCTACCTGATTGTGACCTCTTGCAATGATTTTTCCATCTTGTACAAGGACTGCGCCAATGGGGACTTCATCTTCTTTGAAAGCACGCCTTGCTTCTTGCAAAGCGTACTTCATAAAGTGCTCATCCTCTTCTTTACTTACAAGCATCTTGCAGCTTGCGTTGTAGGGTGCTGACATGCTTTTTAAGGGTATCCGTATCATGAACATACTTTTTCTGCAGGCCAGAAAGTTTTTTCTCATACTTGTCTGTAATGCGCTGTATGGCTGTTTCATGCTGAACTTTTAACTCTTCAAGAGAGGCTTTTGCTTGTAATTCTTCAGCTTGTTGGGCATGCCTTGAAAGCTCTTTTATTGCATGTTCACGCAGTTCCTTGATGTGATGTTCTTGAAATACAACAGTATTAAGAATAGTAAATATATACGTCTGTATGGCTCCAAATTCATGGACAGCATGATCCATGAGAATTTTTGATTTGTCTTCCTCTAGTGTTTTTAGCTGATCGAAGTCAGGGTTTATTTTGGAAAGCTCTTTTTCAAAATAGTGATAGAGATCTGTATGCTTTAAAACCCATCTTACAATGATAAATTCACAGACGTTATCAATTCCTGATTCTACCATTTTTTGATAGACTTCAATGAGTTCTTGTACTGTGATGCGAGGTATTGGCTTATTACCAAAATAGGTCCTTAAAAACTGCCGATCATTTTGCAAGTGTTCCTGCTTTAAGTCCTTTTTAACGGATTCAATAATGGACGCAAACCAGGGCATTAGAAGTTCAAGCTTTTTTTGATTGCTTATCTCTTGTATCATAATCGAGTTTTTCCTTTTGTTCTTGTGATGAGAAAGATCCTACTATAGCTTTGTATTTTACAAAAAGTAATTTCAGACAATGTTTTAGCCCTTGATAAATTAGCCTTGTTTTGTTAAGATATATGAATATACCGGATGGAAGTAGAGGAGTCCTTGAATGTCGTTAGATAAGAGCACAAAAGAAGAAATTACGAAAAAATTCCAGCTGCACGATAAGGATACGGGATCGGCAGACGTTCAGATTGCTATTTTGACAGAGAGAATTACAGAATTAACAGACCACTTAAAAATATCCCCAAAAGATCATAGTTCGCGCCTTGCTCTTTTGAAGCTTGTAGGTCAGAGACGCAAATTATTAGATTATCTTAACTCAACGGACACAGAGCGTTATAAAACACTGATCGTTCGTCTTAATTTAAGAAAGTAGTATTTCATTAAAATTATCTTGAATTTAGACCAAGCAACTTTTACATAAAAAGTTGCTTGGTTTTTTATCCATATCGCAAAATATCCCGATTATATATAGTGAATTCTCTCTTTATCGAATCCAAGGATTCGTAGAAGTTAGAGAATTATACTTAAAAATTTAAATATAATTCTCTGATTTCTATTTATTTCCTTGGATCACAACATTAAAAAACGTAAAAAACAGGAAATATAACGTTTATGAATTTAGACAAGAAAAGTACATCCGTTACAATTGACGGAAAAACAATTACCTTTGAAACAGGAAAAATTGCAAGACAAGCAGGTGGTGCTGTTCTTGCAACGCAAGGGGAGACAATGGTCCTCTCCACTGCTTGTTCTGCGGCAGAGCCTACTGAAAAAGCTGACTTTGTTCCTTTGAGAGTAGATTATCAAGAGAAGTTTTCTGCTGCTGGAAAAACGCTTGGTGGATTTATCAAGAGGGAAGGTCGGCCAACGGAAAGAGAGACACTGGTTTCTCGCCTTATTGACAGGCCTATAAGACCACTTTTCCCAGAAGGCTTTTCTTATGAAGTGCAACTTCTATCCTATGTGTTTTCTTTTGATGGAGTACATTCACCAGATTACCTTGCAATTTGTGCAACTTCTGCAGCATTGATGATTTCAGATATTCCTTTTACAAAGCCAATTGGTGCTGTTCGTATGGGATTTGTAGAGGGCAAATTTATTGTTAACCCAACTATTGAAGAATTAAATAAGAGTAAGTTGGATTTGGTTTTGGCAGGTACAAGCGATGCTATATTGATGATCGAGGGGCATTGTGACTTTTTAACTGAAGAACAGGTTTTAGAGTCCATTGAAACAGGTCATAGAGCAATACAGCAGATTTGTAAAGTGCTTGTTGAATGGCAAGCAATAGTTGGAAAGCCAAAATCACAAAAACCTCTTTTCTTAACGCCTCAAGAAGTAATAGATGCTGTTGACGAGATTGCAGCGCCTCTTCTTGAAAAGTCTCTTTGTATCACGGATAAACAAGCAAGAGAGGACGCTTCTGCTTCCGTAAAAGCAACCGTTCTTGCAGCGCTTTTCCCAGAGGGGAAAGAGCCTAAATATCTGGCTTGCGATGTGTCTGCAGCTTTTAAGAAAATTGAGTCTAAGCATATGCGTAAAATGATATTATCTAAAAATATTCGTTGTGATGGGCGTAAAACAACAGAAATTAGGCCTATAGATGTTGAACAAGGCTTGCTGCCAAGAGCTCATGGTAGCTCACTCTTCACAAGAGGAGAAACGCAGGCACTTGCGGTGTGTACACTCGGCGGAGAAGGTATGGGTCTTCGTTATGAAGATTTAAATGGAGATTGGACATCAAAGTTTTACTTGCAATATTCATTCCCTCCTTTTTCTGTAGGGGAAGTAGGACGTATTGGTGCTCCTGGAAGAAGAGAGGTAGGTCATGGAAAGCTTGCAGAGCGCTCTTTGAAAGCACTCATTCCAAGTCCAGAAAAGTTTCCTTATACGGTACGTCTAGAGTCAAATATTACAGAGTCTAACGGCTCTTCTTCAATGGCATCTGTTTGTGGTGGCTGTTTAGCTTTGATGGATGCAGGAGTTCCTGTTGAGCGTCCGATTTCTGGCATTGCTATGGGACTTATTCTAGAAAGTAATCATTATGTTATCCTCTCAGACATTCTTGGAATTGAGGATGCTCTTGGTGATATGGACTTTAAAGTTGCAGGAGATGAAAGGGGGATCACAGCCTTTCAAATGGACATTAAAGTTGAGGGTATCACTCACGACATTATGAAGGCAGCGCTTGCCCAGGCAAGAGATGGACGCATTCATATCTTGAAGAAGATGTTAGATGCGTGTCCAAATATTAAGACGGAGATGTCTAAGCATGCACCCCGTATTGAAACAATACAAGTAAAGCAGAGCAAGCTAGGAACAATTATTGGTCCTGGTGGCAAGATGATTAGAAGTATTATCGAAGAGACTGGTGTTCAGATCGATATTAATGACTCTGGCCTTGTAAGTATCGCTTCTAATAATGCAGATGGC is part of the Chlamydiales bacterium genome and harbors:
- the tadA gene encoding tRNA adenosine(34) deaminase TadA, whose product is MLVSKEEDEHFMKYALQEARRAFKEDEVPIGAVLVQDGKIIARGHNQVELLKDATAHAEMVCITAGASFLENWRLLNTTLYCTLEPCSMCAGALLLSRVKRLVWGAPDIRQGACGSWVNLFDKNHPCHKIEVQQGILQAECADLMRQFFQKQRKSP
- the rpsO gene encoding 30S ribosomal protein S15, which translates into the protein MSLDKSTKEEITKKFQLHDKDTGSADVQIAILTERITELTDHLKISPKDHSSRLALLKLVGQRRKLLDYLNSTDTERYKTLIVRLNLRK
- the pnp gene encoding polyribonucleotide nucleotidyltransferase yields the protein MNLDKKSTSVTIDGKTITFETGKIARQAGGAVLATQGETMVLSTACSAAEPTEKADFVPLRVDYQEKFSAAGKTLGGFIKREGRPTERETLVSRLIDRPIRPLFPEGFSYEVQLLSYVFSFDGVHSPDYLAICATSAALMISDIPFTKPIGAVRMGFVEGKFIVNPTIEELNKSKLDLVLAGTSDAILMIEGHCDFLTEEQVLESIETGHRAIQQICKVLVEWQAIVGKPKSQKPLFLTPQEVIDAVDEIAAPLLEKSLCITDKQAREDASASVKATVLAALFPEGKEPKYLACDVSAAFKKIESKHMRKMILSKNIRCDGRKTTEIRPIDVEQGLLPRAHGSSLFTRGETQALAVCTLGGEGMGLRYEDLNGDWTSKFYLQYSFPPFSVGEVGRIGAPGRREVGHGKLAERSLKALIPSPEKFPYTVRLESNITESNGSSSMASVCGGCLALMDAGVPVERPISGIAMGLILESNHYVILSDILGIEDALGDMDFKVAGDERGITAFQMDIKVEGITHDIMKAALAQARDGRIHILKKMLDACPNIKTEMSKHAPRIETIQVKQSKLGTIIGPGGKMIRSIIEETGVQIDINDSGLVSIASNNADGMKKAKQIILDLISEIEVGKTYQGRVTSVMPFGAFVEVLPGKEGLCHISELDNSRIVNIHEFVKEGDEIVVKVLEVDDKGRYKLSRKAAL